One Tautonia rosea genomic window carries:
- a CDS encoding sulfatase → MQAEPRTEQGSGPGPIGLLALAAWLGLLAGAAELAVFLLIRTRSGEVWPYLGKIRAYPWTIPMVNAGFLLSIAIPIAILTAFHPRLGHRLGPQVLVALAMLPTLLILGQGLHPGALLLLALGGASIIVPILQRRSGVIAQIVRFTLPVLLLGLLGIVAWRHADRPPLVHNTEEPQGPNIVLLVLDTVRADHLSLPGSGSERQTSPNLEAFAKRGVTFTGARATAPWTLPSHATLMTGRWSFDVCQGRFGPMSEDGPTLAGSLASIGYDTVGIVANTYYTTYATGLSRGFAHYEDLPFNLSTILASSEVGGRLVDLIGRIATSLRPGEPPPLRRFARIDAASINRRFLEWLDHDRARDRPFFAFLNYFDAHDPYLVPPGEEHRFGDQPSIPTDRAFLENWWLSSDKSEITPEQQALLIDGYDSCIASLDQHLGRLFHELDQRGLLNDLIVIVTSDHGEAFGEHGLFGHGVSLYEDQLHVPLLIVAPGLAPNAQTIDRVVSLRDLPATILDLAGHPGEPLPGTSLASLWRPGKNDATDQGSIRSANLPSPAVASVPGPDMFLPNGGHSPVFGGPMISIMDDRQLKYIRTERPPIPQEELYALGTDPGETDNLAMPYSISLLNQFRSTLIELLRSSGSE, encoded by the coding sequence GTGCAGGCTGAACCTCGGACGGAGCAGGGCAGCGGCCCGGGTCCGATCGGGCTCCTGGCGCTTGCGGCCTGGTTGGGACTTCTGGCCGGCGCGGCGGAACTGGCCGTGTTCCTCCTCATCCGGACAAGGTCTGGCGAGGTCTGGCCTTATCTCGGGAAGATCCGGGCCTATCCGTGGACGATCCCGATGGTCAACGCCGGCTTCCTGCTCTCCATTGCAATCCCAATCGCAATCCTGACCGCCTTTCATCCCCGGCTCGGCCATCGGCTCGGCCCGCAAGTGCTGGTCGCCCTGGCGATGTTGCCGACCCTCCTGATCCTGGGTCAGGGCCTCCATCCCGGGGCTCTCCTGCTTCTCGCCTTGGGGGGAGCATCGATCATTGTCCCGATCCTCCAACGCCGATCAGGAGTCATCGCCCAAATCGTCCGGTTCACCCTACCCGTGTTGCTTCTCGGCCTCCTCGGGATCGTGGCCTGGAGACATGCCGACCGACCTCCTCTCGTCCACAACACTGAAGAACCTCAAGGCCCGAACATCGTGCTCCTTGTTCTGGACACGGTTCGGGCAGACCATCTGAGCCTTCCCGGTTCCGGATCCGAGCGCCAGACCTCCCCGAACCTTGAAGCGTTCGCCAAGCGAGGGGTCACCTTCACCGGAGCCCGAGCCACGGCGCCCTGGACCCTCCCCTCGCACGCGACTCTCATGACCGGCCGATGGTCCTTCGATGTCTGCCAAGGACGCTTCGGCCCGATGTCCGAGGACGGCCCAACCCTGGCTGGCAGCCTGGCCTCGATCGGCTACGACACCGTCGGAATCGTCGCCAATACCTACTACACCACCTACGCGACGGGCCTTTCCCGCGGGTTCGCTCACTACGAAGATCTCCCCTTCAACCTTTCCACAATCCTTGCAAGTTCCGAGGTTGGGGGGCGCCTTGTCGATCTGATCGGCAGGATCGCAACGTCCTTGAGGCCAGGAGAGCCTCCCCCGCTCCGGCGGTTCGCTCGTATCGACGCTGCGTCAATCAATCGCCGCTTCCTCGAATGGCTCGACCACGATCGGGCCAGAGACCGTCCCTTTTTCGCCTTTCTGAACTACTTCGATGCCCACGACCCCTACCTCGTTCCTCCGGGGGAGGAACATCGATTCGGAGATCAACCGAGCATCCCTACCGATCGGGCCTTCCTGGAGAACTGGTGGCTGAGTTCCGACAAGTCCGAGATCACCCCCGAACAGCAGGCCCTCCTGATCGACGGCTACGATTCGTGCATTGCCTCCCTGGACCAGCACCTCGGCCGGCTCTTTCACGAGCTCGACCAGCGCGGGCTCCTTAACGACTTGATCGTCATTGTGACCTCCGACCACGGCGAGGCCTTCGGCGAGCACGGTCTTTTTGGGCACGGTGTCAGCCTTTACGAAGACCAGTTGCACGTCCCTCTGCTGATTGTCGCCCCCGGCCTGGCTCCGAACGCGCAGACCATCGACCGAGTCGTCAGCCTCCGAGATCTTCCTGCAACGATTCTCGACCTCGCCGGCCACCCCGGCGAACCGCTCCCCGGCACCTCTCTCGCATCACTCTGGAGACCAGGCAAGAACGATGCAACCGATCAAGGGTCCATCCGAAGCGCCAATCTCCCGTCCCCAGCCGTGGCATCCGTCCCTGGACCGGACATGTTCCTCCCGAACGGGGGACACTCTCCCGTCTTCGGAGGTCCGATGATCTCGATCATGGATGACCGTCAACTCAAATACATCCGAACCGAACGCCCACCAATTCCCCAGGAAGAACTCTATGCCCTGGGAACCGACCCGGGCGAGACCGACAACCTGGCGATGCCGTACAGCATCTCGCTCCTCAACCAGTTTCGGTCCACCCTCATTGAACTGCTGCGGTCCAGCGGTTCCGAGTGA